The following DNA comes from Erigeron canadensis isolate Cc75 chromosome 3, C_canadensis_v1, whole genome shotgun sequence.
TACAAGTTTCGGAGTATAAAAGTGAGATGTATGATTGATACAATAGAAtcattaatatgtatatacataccgACTGTGTGTTTATGGTTGTTGCAGTCGCGGGGAGAAGAAGATCAGATTGGAAAATTGGAGTATACTCCCTTTTTGTTAGTTGtgtactattatttgatttttgactttttgttacatatttttatttcattcttGACAAAGTGAGTTTGCTTAAATTGGACTTCACTTTGTATGTGTTTCTTTTGACACGATCGAGATCGTAAGGTTGAAAAACCTTAACGATGTATTCAAATCTATTTATTGTGTAATTTATCGCAGataatatacaatataaatattGTTATAACAAAAAGTGAATAgttgtatataataaaatagatatttatataggttatataaataaaaaaaatcggcAATAAAGACGTCCGCAAATGAATATAAAAACTGATTGAAACTAAAgcagatataaatataaattaattatagcTAACAAAAATCTCCTTAAAAACAACATTTATTTATGGTGTTTGTAAGTATATCATcgttgtataaaaaaaaagaaaaaaaaaaaacaatgattgTTTTTGACTCTTGAAGGGGCAACATAGAACTTGTTGACAGTCATTACAAAACAAACAGATgacgaaagttttttttttttaacataaggAATATTCTTCTTTTCGATGGGATAATTTTCGTTAATGTGTAGCAATGATAGTAAATTTCTCAGCATTGCTACCAAAAGTTATCCCAATTTTATTAACTCACTCAccaagtttttttattttaagtctCGCCATTACATAATCCACCTAGTTAAACTATGTTTGGAAGTAGCATAATCGACACATCTacttttaaaaacaaatgtTGGTATGGTATGCCAGACACTTTAATACTACTTTTATAACCAATACACCTTAGCACGAATCTTCCATTAACTAAGTTGGAAAAGACATATGTCTCCTTGTCGAATGGCCCAGGTTAAAACAGAGTCAAAACCAAATctaatgattttggttttcaaaaaatCGAATGGATCGgattgggtttcggttttaggcCAAAATCGACCAAAACTGACTCATGCTCACTCATAGCTAAAAGGTTCAAGGTGACAACAGCCGACGTCCGTTATAGTCGTGTATAAGAGAGATATATAGGGATGATGCGATATAAAgtgttttttgtgtgtgttcttTTTACTGTATATCACTATCATtgttatgttaattttttaattctaaataatataatataatattgttttaattaattttattttacctttaaTCTTTAATAATTGATATATCGCATTAACTTTGATTAGAGGTTAATTTAAGAGTAAAATTAGaagtatataaaattttaagaatgaATTGTATTTTTGGTCCCTATGTTATCACACtttttgcaagtttgatacaaacatatGCAAAGTCGTGAAAACCCATCCCTGTTATATCACACCTattgcaattttggtccaacaGTAACGTTCCACTTATTTTTACCGTTAAAGACATCATGTGTCCCTCGCGTGAGGGagtaaaaaacttttttacccccatatcatcatcatctatacATCTTCTATAGCAAATTATTACTCCATAttttttcatccatttttttcTTCCAACTCCAAATCCAAATAATCTATATCATGAATCCATCCATACATCGCatcaatatctatatatcaGATATCACAACTAAATCCtttgttatacatatatgcaCTTCTTGGACACACACTCTCTTTatctctttttttctctctctctctttctctctctctctctctctctatatatatatatatatttgtggctgtgtatgtatgtgtgatGGCATGAAACTACAAAAAATCCAATAAAACCCGTTAAACAAAGAAGTTCCGGTTATGGTTatcgacggtggtggtggtctGGTCATCGACAGTGGTGGTGGTCTGGTCATCGACGATGGTGGTGTTATACTTACTCTTCCCTGCCATCTATCCATCCTTTCACCCAAGATCTATAATTCTTACATACCATTAATAACCAAATTTAAACACCATATTTAAGCTTGTCAGGATTAGGCTTTTAAACCCCATAATATTTTTTCGCCACAAGTTTTGCTCCATCTGATCGGCGGCCATATATGGTGCAGTGGTTTGCGGCGGCACAATGGTGGTCTCggggttttgatttttggtttgatTTGAGTTTAGATTTGGTTTGGAGGTCACTTGAAACtgtcattgttgttgttgttatctATATagttattaaaacagtaggaaatcAAACAATTCTATAACCTCTAAAAACTCaaacctattttataaatttgccacataggattacAACCTATGTGTCATTCTCATACATTTTTCTCAATAATTTAACTCATATATTAAtatagaatataaataaattataaaataatagactagaaagaaaatatgattagataaaataaaaatataaaataaaaagtaaaaaaaaaaaaaggttgaaataaATCGCAGGACGGAAGAAAGTGAATAAATTGTGtacattatatttaaatttttttgcaaCTATTCTTTTCTTTGTctctaacaataataataataataatcatataattatattataggaaTTTAAATCTTTATAATTAGAAACATGATATTATTTACCCAAAAAAACACAACAATGTTTATGCTATATATACCGATCaagagtttttgaaattatcttTTCCTCTCATATTTCTTTTTGGCTGGAcacattataattaaatttgtaaGTTCTTATGAATTGCTTTTTGATAGAACTAAATTATTATTCTTTAAcgattttatctatattttggGATTTTACATAAATCTAAAAGTTAGTAGTTTTGGCCTTGTTTATAAGATATTCATTTACGTTATCTAAGATAGTCTTTAGATTTcgtttattatttgtttaaagattaaatttttttatatattaatacagACAGACTAATGTGAAGCTTTTTTTGAAGCATTATTTTGAGACATAGATATTTGCAAAACAACTTTAGGATGATGAAGGGTATTCCGACAGAGGTTATATTTGGCCATCTACAAAAGCTTCATCGAGGTGATTATTTAGTGTAATGAGTTGTATGTATCTTTTTAGTATGGGTTAATACGTGGTGAAAATATGGAGCTTCGGCGTGATTCTAATGCATGCGGTTAGGTATATGGTTCAAGATTTCAGTGCATCTTTGTTTTTTAGTTGCTTATTTAAGTTTTGAAGTAATTTATAGTTTTTGGAATTATGTCTTAACTCATGGTTGCATTTGTCATCACCGCACCTTTGTGATTAACTGTTTCATATTtgtgatttaatttttataggTTAATAAGCTTTAGTACGGTTCTCGGTTTATTTATCATCATTTGGCATCCATCTATTTCACTTTTTAGTACGGTTCTCGGTTTATTTATCATCATTTTACTTCCTGTGATCCTGACTACAAGGTTAATATAGTTTAGTTAACCATCAAAGTTTAATACCTTCCTCTTTTTAGTCATTTAGATAGTTCTTTTAGCTCACATTTGTAAATCATGATGTTCCATGTTTCTACTAAATCTTTTTGTgacaacaaattttatttgttcCATAAAACTTGGATTCGGTTAATTACTTGCATATGGGCTCTGTTACACTGCAAAATTGCAAATGGTCAAAAGTAGACATTAGCTAAATGAGTTAAATCAAGTCAACATGATCAAAATTCAACCAAATGTCCTTTGTTTTGTGTGATGATGGAATCGGAGTAAGATCATAAAGAGCCTCTTTCAAATGAAGAGTTATGGTGGAATTGTTCATGAACATTGGTTGACGTGGTAGAACAAGTGTCCTCATACTGAAacatttttaatgtattttttcaaaagtatttttgttttgtttttttttcctttttattttaagtgGGGTTTTAGTTCCTCTTTTGGGccctttaacttttaactttgaccCATGCTAAACATCGGAGTGTTTTCTTTCGATAACACTACCCTATTGACTAAATCTATCGCTACTATATACTACGATGATTTTGAGCTTTGACAAAATTCTATTCTTCAGATTTGTATATTGTTTAGCCAATTCCTTACAATGAGACTTAATGATTTGTTGTATAATTCATCACATGTTACACTATTAAActagaaaaatatatagttattaatAATTGTTAGATGTTAAATGATATATGAATTTCCCctaaattataaacttttagcCAACACTTAACTATATTTTCAAACAACCAACACttaaccatatatatttttaaatagtcgcgcatcgcgcgggtaaaagacctagtatatatatatatgggttttcttttttattcagtGTTATGATTTTAATGGTATAAAGAATGATATAGggattaatatagatatagatatagattttgtttataacaaGTAAGATAAGATTTATGAGTTTTGGTTTATAAGGTTTTGTGATGTAATTTTCCtgtatatttttgttggttagTTGCAAAAAAGAATCTGCCAATGAAGATgtatagatgatgatgatttgggGGTAAAAGAGTCTTTTACTCTCTCACATGAGGGGCACATGATGTCTTTAACGGTATAAATAGACGGAACGTTACtgttggaccaaaattgcaacaggTGTGATATGACAGGGATGCGTTTCGCGACTTTgcacatgtttgtatcaaacttgcaaaaggtgtgataacacagggaccaaaaatgcaattcgttcaAATTTTAAATTCTAAATCATCTATATACACAAATAACATGAATAAAGTGACAAGTGACGCAAAGTTTAACCGTATTTGACAGGCATCTCTTATTTCACATATCTTTCGAAAAGGATATGATATGAGTTTGTTATTTGCACGCATGATGTTTCTCAACATAGAATTATCCACATAGGTAAACAAAGGAGTTAACCAGACCACAaccctttaaaaaaatatttgtgttacctttttatgtgCTGATGATTCACGAATCATAAATGAATCCATTACATATCATCCAACCAAAAGATGGTCGGTCGATATTCACGAGACAGCAAAACAAAGCGCAATTCCATCGAAATATGAAATACTAGTAGTCtggtaaacaaataaaatttgatgGGTTTTTCTCTCCTCTCTCACCGCCCTCTGTTCTCTCACGTTCAACGGCTCTTTCTCTTAGATCTTGGATCGGAGATTGCGCCTATGATTTCGAGATTCAGATCGTGTATTTGAGATTTagagtttgagatcgagattaTTCTCATCCGGTTAAAGCTATCACTCTCTCTACTTTATGTAGGGGTAAAGTACCGTTGTAGAAGTGGcatatataatacatacataatactcgtaattgggtagatataaatataaataaccaAGATTATATGATCCAAcaaaatatgtgtatatatgattCAGATATTATAACAAGTTATCATACATACATATCAGGCCTAGAGCAACTGTTATAATTCGATATCCATCCATAtaacaaacacaaataatcCGCTAAACAATATTACTTTTTCGATAATAATTATATCATATGACATATATCTACCGATTAATTGTCATATGTACGGCACTCATCAGTCTCAGGGTTGTCCTTACAATAAGTCTCCAAGGGGTCAGAGTCTTTGGCCTTGTCACGAGCATGGCTAGCCGCCGCActcaattcttcaacttcaTCCCAAGCAGCCACACACTCACCACTAGCCGGGTCCTCGGCACACGACTCCTTAGCATTCTGAATGCTGCCGGCTATCTGTTCAGATAGACTATCGGGTGCAGCCCTGATGGGCCTCATGTACATCCTTCCGGATGTCATGGGCATTTTGACCCATGATGGTTTTAGCCCAGTTGAGGTTTTGGGCAAGTCTGATGATAAGACTCCAGTAATTGAGAGGCTAATACCGGATATTGTTGCCATTTTTTTGAGTGTATTGATATGGAATAGGGTGTGGTGAATGGTGGTTTGATTGGATTATGGAAAGATATATAATTGGAATATGTTGTGATTTTGGAACACTTATTTCTTATCATTTCATAACCAATCATGGGGTTCCACGTATGTTTTAAAGTTGGAGATATTTTTCCTTCTAAGCTAGTATCTTTACATGTGAATGTGAATAATGGAGGTTACAAACTTTTCTTTGTGTTTTACGAATACCACTAATTATGGCATTTTatgaaacaagaacaagaaattAAAATGAATCCCAAAAGGTAGTCTTACTGCTTGTTGGATTGTATATAGAACCAGAAACTATATAATCTTAACCTCTccatacaccgttgaggtattggggctTAAAACTCACGGAAGGAGGCACTGAGCAGTCAGTTACTTTTTCTAAACTATAGAATCTATTACAACATATTCACCAATTCGGAAAGAATTATAAAGGAAATCAAGGATTCAAGGCACATGAGTTTTTTATGGTTAACTATAAGATCAAAATAGAAGACATGGATTTGGAATTCATGGTGCTCTTTTGAACTAACCTAATGTAAACTTTGTATTTTTCATACGTTTTATTTGGAAATGATGAGTATATATAACTCAAATAAACACGGTTTAACATAATTTTTTgagatagtttttttttgttttataatttatttttatttttattacatccAAGATGTCTTCATATTAGATAAAACATCGAAATATATAGCCCACAGATCATTTTTGTGATGGGAAACATGATTCCTCCAAGAATTTGTTCTgtaatacaattatacatacattatattGATGTATTACTTTTACATGTTATATAAGACTAATTTTAATTGTGTATACATCTCAATATCTCATAGTATATAATAACAAGAAcacctaaatttttttattacaaataaattTGACATTACTCTgaattttcaaatataaataaatatagctATATTTATTAGCTTGTCTTGAAATATAAGTAATTACGAGATAAAGTACTCACGCGTTGCGACAGTGAGATGgtgagagtgataggtcatatgaggtgataagtcatagaatgtgatagtcaaatgcgggttccgccctcggatttaaaaattcattgaaagtatatcgaatgacatctctaatgaaataacatgaaattttCAGAACaccaatataatttttataatttattgatatacggttattgagatattttttttaatgaattagagggataaaatggattatgaaggagagagagaaaaatgagtggttaagatttaaagatattataagtatattaggtataGATGTTtgaattagtgaataaagaagatgagtaatttaggtagttcaaagttgtaatttgagatttaaaaaaaaagctcCTCTATTATATaggagtaaagataaagataaataggatgaatgatatatgatatataatttgaaaaaattgtatagtacttaaatatttttaaaaacacttTGCATACTTGACTTGGCAATATATGTGTATCTCCAAGGTGTAAACAAAATTTGAAGTATGAACTATGAAAATCTATGGCCAAAACATAATGTATCGATTCATAGTTTTGAGTAAGCTTTAATTGCTcaataataattgattatgGTTGATCTTGAGTTTTTAACACTCAAGACAAGACTAACAATGAGCCGAGTTTAAATATGTTATAGTTCAAATTCAACTTGTTTACATTGTTAGTCTAAAACGGTGACTAGTGATGAAACTCAGGCGTTGCTCGTTTATAACTCGAAAAGCTCAACTCTAATTAGACTAGAACATTGCTAACTTTGTCAAACAAAGATTATGAAATAAACTTTTAGCTCATGTTTGTTAAGCAAATCACTATTCACTGTTGTTTGTTAAGTCATAATAACGGCTGACGCTTATCATATAAGTActaactattttttttcaacaatGAAATATCTGAATTATTAtcatacgagagcaagtacccgcgcgttgcgccggtgagatggtggggtgatgcctaggtcatagagtatgataggttataggagttgttatgttatagagtatgatagtcaaatgtcttagccgtacggaccccgccctcggatttaaaaatttgtcgaaagtatatcgaatgacatctctaatgaaagagcatgaaattttaagaacactcatacaatttttataatttatcgatgtacggtttttgagataaaagattttgaatgaattggaggaataaatgatttatggaggagagagaaaaaagatgattggttgagatttgaggagagagaaatgatattaaagttattttaggtaaatatataatagataggaggagcattttgaaaaagtatttaaattcaatattgaaaatttcaagtttaatgttgaaaatttcGGAGA
Coding sequences within:
- the LOC122593877 gene encoding calvin cycle protein CP12-2, chloroplastic-like; this encodes MATISGISLSITGVLSSDLPKTSTGLKPSWVKMPMTSGRMYMRPIRAAPDSLSEQIAGSIQNAKESCAEDPASGECVAAWDEVEELSAAASHARDKAKDSDPLETYCKDNPETDECRTYDN